In Amycolatopsis sp. FBCC-B4732, the genomic stretch GGCCAGGAACAGCCGCTCCGCGATCTGGCGGTTGGTCAGGCCCTCGGCGACCAGGTCGAGCACCCGGCGTTCCTGCGGGCTCAGCTGCTCGTAGCGCGGGTCGGCGGTGGCGACGTTCTCCCCGCGCAGCTTGTTCATCACCGACGCGGTGAGCGTGGCGTCCAGCAGCGAGCCGCCGCTGGCGACCGTGCGGACGGCGTCGATCAGGGACCGGCCGGACACCTGCTTGAGCATGTAGCCCGCCGCGCCCGCCATGATCGCGCCGAACAGCGCGTCGTCGTCCGAATAGGACGTCAGCATCAGGCACGCCGGCGGCGGTTCCACAGTGGACCGGATCTCGCGGCACACCTCGACGCCCTGCCCGTCCGGCAGCCGGACGTCGAGGATCGCGACGTCCGGGCGCGCCTGCGGGATCCGCACCAGCGCCTCGGCCGCCGTCCCCGCCTCGCCGACCACTTCGATGTCGGGTTCGGCCTCGAAGACGGTCTTCAGCCCGGTCCGGACCAGCTCGTGGTCGTCGAGCAGGAACACCGCGATCGTCATCGTCCACTCCCCTGCTCGCCGGCCCTGGCCGGCAGTTCGGCGGTCCATTCCAGCCGGGCGCCGCCGTCTTCGGCGGCCACCAGCACGCACGTCCCGCCCCAGCGGGCGGCCCGCGCGGCCAGGTTGCCGAGCCCGCTGACCCGGTCGCGGTCCGGCGGCGGGCCCGTTCCGTCGTCGCGCACGACCAGGGTCAGCCGCCGGCCCAGGCCGTCGACGGTCACGTCGACCGACGACGACGTCGCCCCGGCGTGCCGCGCGACGTTCGTCAGCGCTTCGCGCAGCGACGCGATCAGGTCCGAGCGGACGGCGTCCGGCACCGCTGCGTCGAGCGGCCCGTCGAACCCGACGCGCGGCTCGAACCCCAGCGTGTCGCGGGCGTCCACGGCCACCCGCAGCAGCTCCGCGCGGAGGCTGCCGTGCGCCTGCGCGGGTGCCTGCAGCGAAAAGATGCTGTTGCGGATCTCGCGGATGGTGCCGTCGAGGTCCTGGGCGAACCCGGCCACGCGCGCGGCGACCGCCGGGTCGGCGATCAGCCTGCTCACGCCCTCCAGGCCCAGCCCGGTCGCGAAGAGCCGCTGGATGACCAGGTCGTGCAGGTCGCGGGCGATCCGGTCGCGGTCTTCGAACACCGCCAGCTGCTGGCGCGCTTCCTGCGCGCGGGAGAACTCGACGGCGAGGGCGGCGTGCCCGGCGAAGGTCTCGGCCAGCTGGACGTCGGAGTCGGTGAACGGCGACTTGTCGCGGAACTTCGCGACCACCAGCACCCCGAGGGTGTCCTCGCCGACGAGCAGCGGCACCGAGATGGCCGAGTCGAGGTCCTTGATCATCGCCGGCATCGGCCCGGCGCGGTCGCGCTGCTCCTCCTGGACGCGCTCGCCGTAGTCGCGCACGACGACCGGGCGGCGGGTCGCGAACGCGACGCCGGTGGCGGTGCCTTCGGTGGGGACGGTCAGCCCGGTGAGCCGGTCGGCGTCGTCGCCCGGGGGCTCGACGACGTCGAAGATCAGCTGCCCCGGCCCGGCCGGGCGGGCGATCGCACCCGCCGTGCCGCCGGCGACGATGCGGGCGCGTTCGGCGATCAGCCGGAGCGTGGCGTTCAAGTTCTGCGACGCGAGCAGCGCGCCGGTGACGTCGTAAGAGGCTTCGAGCCAGCGTTCGCGGCGGCGCATCTGGTCGACGAGCAGGGCCTTTTCCACGGCCATCCCGGTCGCCGCGGTGAGCGCGCCCAGCACTTCCCGTTCCCGCCGGGAGAACCCGCCGCCGGGGCCGGGTTCGATGACGAGGGTCCCGTAGACCTGCGGCCCGGCGCGGACCGGCACCTCGACCGCGCCGGCACCGGGCTCGCCGCCGTAGCGGGCGACACCGTTTTCGGGCAGCTCCAGCCGGCCGCGCGGGGCGCCGACCAGCTCGCACGTCGTCGCGACCGCGCGTTCCAGCAGCGACGGCAGCTCCAGCTCGCGGGCGATGCCGCCCACGGCCGCGAGGATCGCCGGCATGCTGATCTCGTCCGTCACTTCCCGTCGACCCCGCAGGCTCCGCCCGAATCCCGGGCCACTCCCGGGCCGTCAAGGGTGCCACAGAAGACTGCCCGCGTCGGCCCAATCCGGTTCGTCCATCCGGTGGGTCGATCGGCGGAGCCGGTTCGTTACTGGGCGTGGCAGGCGAGGCGGTGACCGCTGATCGACTCGGCCGGGACGCGCAGGAAGCGGTGGCCCGGCGGCACCGGGCAGGGGCACGGGCAGGCGATGTCGACCGCGCCGGACTCGGCGGCCCGCCCGAGCAGGCTGACGTACCAGCCGGCGCCGAGGTCGTCGGCGTATTCGTCGGCTTCGAACGCGACGACGGCGTCGCGCGCACCCGCGTAGAGGGGACTGGCCGCCGGGACGGCGAACACCACGGCGTCCTCGACGACCGTGAAGCGGACCGGGCGGACCGCCGGCATCGCCCGGTGGGTGAAGATCACCCGCCCGAGGCTCGCCGTCCGCAGCAGCGCCAGGCATTGCTGCCGGTCCAGCAAGAGCCCGAAGCCCACGTCGTCCACCATCGCGTCCCTGTGTTTCTCCTGTGAATAACCCGGTCACCAGCGTGATCGGTGGCCCGGGCGCCCCGATAGGGCCGTTCGGCCCGCCCACCGCCGCGGGCGCGCGGACACACACCGCGGTCCCGCGCACCAGGGCCGGAAGACCCGGGCCGCAGCGGCCGGCCGGCCGGTGTGGCGACCACGCGGAGTGACTTAGCGTCGTGATCATCCGTGACGGCGAGTGTGGGAAAGGATGAGGCCGATGTCGCCGCACTCCGCCGAGGGCGCGTCCGCTCCCCCGGCGACGTTCACCCTGGACCCGGACCTCGTCCGGTCGGCGATCCGCGGCGACCGCGCCGCGGTGGCCGGGCTGCTGCACACCTTGCGGCCGCTGGTGTTCCGCTACTGCCTGGGCCGGCTCCGCACCTGGCAGGACGGCTCGTCGGACGCCGAGGACTGCGCGCAGGACGTGCTGCTGGCGATCGTCAACGCGCTGCCCGGCTACCGCTACGCGGCCGACGGCTTCCTGGCGTTCGTCTTCGGCATCGCGTCGCACAAGGTGTCGGACTTCCACCGCCGCCGGGCGCGCGACCGCACGAGCCCGGTCGCCGAGCCGCCCGCCGACCGCTGGACCGGCGGCGACCCGACCGGCGAAGAGGTCCAGCGCTCGGCGGCGCTCGACCGGTCGTCCGGCCTGCTCGACACGCTCCCGCCGCGGCAGCGCGAAATCCTGGTGCTGCGGATCATCCTCGGGATGACCGCGGAGGAGACGGCCGCCGCGGTCGGCCTCGCCAGCGCGGGCGCGGTCCGCGTCGCCCAGCACCGGGCGCTGGCCACCCTGCGGCGCGGCCTGCTCGCGCAGAAGCACGCCTCGTGAGGGCCGCGGGTGCGATCATCCCGGGG encodes the following:
- a CDS encoding GAF domain-containing protein; translated protein: MPAILAAVGGIARELELPSLLERAVATTCELVGAPRGRLELPENGVARYGGEPGAGAVEVPVRAGPQVYGTLVIEPGPGGGFSRREREVLGALTAATGMAVEKALLVDQMRRRERWLEASYDVTGALLASQNLNATLRLIAERARIVAGGTAGAIARPAGPGQLIFDVVEPPGDDADRLTGLTVPTEGTATGVAFATRRPVVVRDYGERVQEEQRDRAGPMPAMIKDLDSAISVPLLVGEDTLGVLVVAKFRDKSPFTDSDVQLAETFAGHAALAVEFSRAQEARQQLAVFEDRDRIARDLHDLVIQRLFATGLGLEGVSRLIADPAVAARVAGFAQDLDGTIREIRNSIFSLQAPAQAHGSLRAELLRVAVDARDTLGFEPRVGFDGPLDAAVPDAVRSDLIASLREALTNVARHAGATSSSVDVTVDGLGRRLTLVVRDDGTGPPPDRDRVSGLGNLAARAARWGGTCVLVAAEDGGARLEWTAELPARAGEQGSGR
- a CDS encoding response regulator transcription factor — protein: MTIAVFLLDDHELVRTGLKTVFEAEPDIEVVGEAGTAAEALVRIPQARPDVAILDVRLPDGQGVEVCREIRSTVEPPPACLMLTSYSDDDALFGAIMAGAAGYMLKQVSGRSLIDAVRTVASGGSLLDATLTASVMNKLRGENVATADPRYEQLSPQERRVLDLVAEGLTNRQIAERLFLAEKTVKNYVSSVLHKLGVERRTSAAVYMSQRRAGPDRSG
- a CDS encoding pyridoxamine 5'-phosphate oxidase family protein, which gives rise to MVDDVGFGLLLDRQQCLALLRTASLGRVIFTHRAMPAVRPVRFTVVEDAVVFAVPAASPLYAGARDAVVAFEADEYADDLGAGWYVSLLGRAAESGAVDIACPCPCPVPPGHRFLRVPAESISGHRLACHAQ
- a CDS encoding sigma-70 family RNA polymerase sigma factor, translated to MSPHSAEGASAPPATFTLDPDLVRSAIRGDRAAVAGLLHTLRPLVFRYCLGRLRTWQDGSSDAEDCAQDVLLAIVNALPGYRYAADGFLAFVFGIASHKVSDFHRRRARDRTSPVAEPPADRWTGGDPTGEEVQRSAALDRSSGLLDTLPPRQREILVLRIILGMTAEETAAAVGLASAGAVRVAQHRALATLRRGLLAQKHAS